A window from Sus scrofa isolate TJ Tabasco breed Duroc chromosome 2, Sscrofa11.1, whole genome shotgun sequence encodes these proteins:
- the DAZAP1 gene encoding DAZ-associated protein 1, translated as MNNSGADEIGKLFVGGLDWSTTQETLRSYFSQYGEVVDCVIMKDKTTNQSRGFGFVKFKDPNCVGTVLASRPHTLDGRNIDPKPCTPRGMQPERTRPKEGWQKGPRSDNSKSNKIFVGGIPHNCGETELREYFKKFGVVTEVVMIYDAEKQRPRGFGFITFEDEQSVDQAVNMHFHDIMGKKVEVKRAEPRDSKSQAPGQPGASQWGSRVVPNAANGWAGQPPPTWQQGYGPQGMWVPAGQAIGGYGPPPAGRGAPPPPPPFTSYIVSTPPGGFPPPQGFPQGYGAPPQFSFGYGPPPPPPDQFAPPGVPPPPATPGAAPLAFPPPPSQAAPDMSKPPTAQPDFPYSQYGYGQDLAGFGQGFSDPSQQPPSYGGPSVPGSGGPPAGGSGFGRGQNHNVQGFHPYRR; from the exons atgaACAACTCGGGCGCCGACGAGATCGG GAAGCTCTTTGTGGGCGGTCTTGACTGGAGCACCACCCAAG AGACGCTGCGCAGCTACTTTTCCCAGTATGGCGAGGTCGTGGACTGCGTGATCATGAAAGACAAGACAACCAACCAGTCTCGAGGCTTTGGGTTTGTCAAGTTCAAAGACCCGAACTGCGTGGGCACTGTGCTGGCCAGCAGACCACATACCCTCGACGGCCGAAAT ATCGACCCAAAGCCATGTACACCTCGTGGGATGCAGCCGGAGAGGACACGGCCGAAGGAAGGATGG CAGAAAGGACCCAGGAGTGATAACAGTAAATCCAATAAGATATTTGTCGGTGGAATCCCTCACAACTGTGGTGAGACAGAGCTCAGGGAATACTTCAAGAAATTTGGAGTG GTCACAGAAGTGGTCATGATCTATGACGCGGAGAAGCAGAGGCCTCGAG GTTTTGGATTTATTACTTTCGAGGACGAACAATCAGTGGACCAGGCTGTCAACATGCATTTTCACGACATCATGGGCAAAAAA GTGGAAGTTAAACGGGCCGAGCCTCGGGACAGCAAAAGCCAAGCGCCAGGACAGCCGGGTGCCAGCCAGTGGGGCAGCCGGGTCGTCCCCAATGCCGCCAACGGCTGGGCAGGCCAGCCCCCACCCACGTGGCAGCAAGGATACGGCCCGCAAG GAATGTGGGTGCCAGCAGGACAGGCAATAG GTGGCTACGGACCGCCCCCTGCGGGAAGAGGAgcgcccccaccacccccacccttcaCTTCCTACATCGTGTCCACCCCTCCAGGAGGGTTCCCCCCTCCTCAGGGCTTTCCCCAGGGCTACGGCGCACCCCCGCAATTca GTTTTGGCTACGggcctccacctcccccaccagATCAGTTTGCCCCTCCAGGGGTTCCCCCTCCACCGGCTACTCCAGGGGCAGCGCCTCTGGCCTTCCCACCACCTCCTTCTCAAGCCGCCCCGGACATGAGCAAACCACCGACAGCCCAGCCTGACTTCCCATACAGTCAGTATG GTTACGGACAGGATCTGGCCGGCTTCGGACAGGGCTTCTCAGACCCCAGCCAGCAGCCCCCCTCCTATGGGGGCCCCTCAGTGCCGGGCTCGGGGGGTCCCCCTGCAGGCGGAAGTGGCTTTGGACGCGGTCAGAACCACAACGTACAAGGATTCCACCCCTACCGACGCTAG
- the DAZAP1 gene encoding DAZ-associated protein 1 isoform X2: protein MNNSGADEIGKLFVGGLDWSTTQETLRSYFSQYGEVVDCVIMKDKTTNQSRGFGFVKFKDPNCVGTVLASRPHTLDGRNIDPKPCTPRGMQPERTRPKEGWQKGPRSDNSKSNKIFVGGIPHNCGETELREYFKKFGVVTEVVMIYDAEKQRPRGFGFITFEDEQSVDQAVNMHFHDIMGKKVEVKRAEPRDSKSQAPGQPGASQWGSRVVPNAANGWAGQPPPTWQQGYGPQGMWVPAGQAIGGYGPPPAGRGAPPPPPPFTSYIVSTPPGGFPPPQGFPQGYGAPPQFSFGYGPPPPPPDQFAPPGVPPPPATPGAAPLAFPPPPSQAAPDMSKPPTAQPDFPYSQYGLGTYSPDLPGFGPHFVYTLMVRLSSDVA from the exons atgaACAACTCGGGCGCCGACGAGATCGG GAAGCTCTTTGTGGGCGGTCTTGACTGGAGCACCACCCAAG AGACGCTGCGCAGCTACTTTTCCCAGTATGGCGAGGTCGTGGACTGCGTGATCATGAAAGACAAGACAACCAACCAGTCTCGAGGCTTTGGGTTTGTCAAGTTCAAAGACCCGAACTGCGTGGGCACTGTGCTGGCCAGCAGACCACATACCCTCGACGGCCGAAAT ATCGACCCAAAGCCATGTACACCTCGTGGGATGCAGCCGGAGAGGACACGGCCGAAGGAAGGATGG CAGAAAGGACCCAGGAGTGATAACAGTAAATCCAATAAGATATTTGTCGGTGGAATCCCTCACAACTGTGGTGAGACAGAGCTCAGGGAATACTTCAAGAAATTTGGAGTG GTCACAGAAGTGGTCATGATCTATGACGCGGAGAAGCAGAGGCCTCGAG GTTTTGGATTTATTACTTTCGAGGACGAACAATCAGTGGACCAGGCTGTCAACATGCATTTTCACGACATCATGGGCAAAAAA GTGGAAGTTAAACGGGCCGAGCCTCGGGACAGCAAAAGCCAAGCGCCAGGACAGCCGGGTGCCAGCCAGTGGGGCAGCCGGGTCGTCCCCAATGCCGCCAACGGCTGGGCAGGCCAGCCCCCACCCACGTGGCAGCAAGGATACGGCCCGCAAG GAATGTGGGTGCCAGCAGGACAGGCAATAG GTGGCTACGGACCGCCCCCTGCGGGAAGAGGAgcgcccccaccacccccacccttcaCTTCCTACATCGTGTCCACCCCTCCAGGAGGGTTCCCCCCTCCTCAGGGCTTTCCCCAGGGCTACGGCGCACCCCCGCAATTca GTTTTGGCTACGggcctccacctcccccaccagATCAGTTTGCCCCTCCAGGGGTTCCCCCTCCACCGGCTACTCCAGGGGCAGCGCCTCTGGCCTTCCCACCACCTCCTTCTCAAGCCGCCCCGGACATGAGCAAACCACCGACAGCCCAGCCTGACTTCCCATACAGTCAGTATG GCCTGGGTACCTATTCTCCAGACCTGCCAGGCTTCGGCCCACACTTTGTTTACACTCTTATGGTCAGGCTGAGCAGTGATGTGGCCTAG
- the RPS15 gene encoding 40S ribosomal protein S15 (The RefSeq protein aligns at 99% coverage compared to this genomic sequence), whose translation MAEVEQKKKRTFRKFTYRGVDLDQLLDMSYEQLMQLYSARQRRRLNRGLRRKQHSLLKRLRKAKKEAPPMEKPEVVKTHLRDMIILPEMVGSMVGVYNGKTFNQVEIKPEMIGHYLGEFSITYKPVKHGRPGIGATHSSRFIPLK comes from the exons GGCGGAAGTAGAGCAGAAGAAGAAGCGGACCTTCCGCAAGTTCACCTACCGCGGCGTGGACCTCGACCAGCTGCTGGACATGTCTTA CGAGCAGCTGATGCAGCTGTACAGCGCACGGCAGCGGCGGCGGCTGAACCGAGGTCTGAGGAGGAAGCAGCACTCGCTGCTCAAGCGCCTGCGCAAGGCCAAGAAGGAGGCGCCACCCATGGAGAAGCCAGAGGTAGTGAAGACGCACCTGCGAGACATGATCATCCTGCCCGAGATGGTGGGCAGCATGGTAGGTGTCTACAATGGCAAGACCTTCAACCAGGTGGAGATCAAG CCTGAGATGATTGGACACTACCTAGGCGAATTCTCCATCACGTACAAGCCTGTGAAGCATGGCCGGCCTGGTATCGGGGCCACGCACTCCTCCCGCTTCATCCCCCTCAAGTAG
- the DAZAP1 gene encoding DAZ-associated protein 1 isoform X1, producing MNNSGADEIGKLFVGGLDWSTTQETLRSYFSQYGEVVDCVIMKDKTTNQSRGFGFVKFKDPNCVGTVLASRPHTLDGRNIDPKPCTPRGMQPERTRPKEGWKGPRSDNSKSNKIFVGGIPHNCGETELREYFKKFGVVTEVVMIYDAEKQRPRGFGFITFEDEQSVDQAVNMHFHDIMGKKVEVKRAEPRDSKSQAPGQPGASQWGSRVVPNAANGWAGQPPPTWQQGYGPQGMWVPAGQAIGGYGPPPAGRGAPPPPPPFTSYIVSTPPGGFPPPQGFPQGYGAPPQFSFGYGPPPPPPDQFAPPGVPPPPATPGAAPLAFPPPPSQAAPDMSKPPTAQPDFPYSQYGYGQDLAGFGQGFSDPSQQPPSYGGPSVPGSGGPPAGGSGFGRGQNHNVQGFHPYRR from the exons atgaACAACTCGGGCGCCGACGAGATCGG GAAGCTCTTTGTGGGCGGTCTTGACTGGAGCACCACCCAAG AGACGCTGCGCAGCTACTTTTCCCAGTATGGCGAGGTCGTGGACTGCGTGATCATGAAAGACAAGACAACCAACCAGTCTCGAGGCTTTGGGTTTGTCAAGTTCAAAGACCCGAACTGCGTGGGCACTGTGCTGGCCAGCAGACCACATACCCTCGACGGCCGAAAT ATCGACCCAAAGCCATGTACACCTCGTGGGATGCAGCCGGAGAGGACACGGCCGAAGGAAGGATGG AAAGGACCCAGGAGTGATAACAGTAAATCCAATAAGATATTTGTCGGTGGAATCCCTCACAACTGTGGTGAGACAGAGCTCAGGGAATACTTCAAGAAATTTGGAGTG GTCACAGAAGTGGTCATGATCTATGACGCGGAGAAGCAGAGGCCTCGAG GTTTTGGATTTATTACTTTCGAGGACGAACAATCAGTGGACCAGGCTGTCAACATGCATTTTCACGACATCATGGGCAAAAAA GTGGAAGTTAAACGGGCCGAGCCTCGGGACAGCAAAAGCCAAGCGCCAGGACAGCCGGGTGCCAGCCAGTGGGGCAGCCGGGTCGTCCCCAATGCCGCCAACGGCTGGGCAGGCCAGCCCCCACCCACGTGGCAGCAAGGATACGGCCCGCAAG GAATGTGGGTGCCAGCAGGACAGGCAATAG GTGGCTACGGACCGCCCCCTGCGGGAAGAGGAgcgcccccaccacccccacccttcaCTTCCTACATCGTGTCCACCCCTCCAGGAGGGTTCCCCCCTCCTCAGGGCTTTCCCCAGGGCTACGGCGCACCCCCGCAATTca GTTTTGGCTACGggcctccacctcccccaccagATCAGTTTGCCCCTCCAGGGGTTCCCCCTCCACCGGCTACTCCAGGGGCAGCGCCTCTGGCCTTCCCACCACCTCCTTCTCAAGCCGCCCCGGACATGAGCAAACCACCGACAGCCCAGCCTGACTTCCCATACAGTCAGTATG GTTACGGACAGGATCTGGCCGGCTTCGGACAGGGCTTCTCAGACCCCAGCCAGCAGCCCCCCTCCTATGGGGGCCCCTCAGTGCCGGGCTCGGGGGGTCCCCCTGCAGGCGGAAGTGGCTTTGGACGCGGTCAGAACCACAACGTACAAGGATTCCACCCCTACCGACGCTAG